Proteins encoded in a region of the Cytobacillus pseudoceanisediminis genome:
- a CDS encoding CoA-binding protein — translation MRSLQTLVSPKSIAIIGASERFHQNAGRVMVNLQKSKFSGEIYLVNPNHDTISGIHCYPSVLEISEEVDLACVIVPFKHTPDILRECVKKQVKSVIIISSGFSESGPDGIYREEELKEIVKGTETAVYGPNSPGFYHFIGNWGISFSPRFEPKNFHKGSVGLISHGGSLGRAVLDANEKGLGFSYWLSPGNEMDITINDCFEFLISDPSTETILLIIESISEEERFFRLLHQAYIKQKPVILLPIGHSEISRIAVKYHLGRNNDYSIPWDMVNHPGLVKAESIDEVVALSWLFDTYQKAAGKRTAIFSWAGATSIYLADLCDKYGIPLQPLSSELQQKMKTITGIEKSFMNPIDLTTIVYDDLSKLTTCLEVLHKSGDFDNIIVPFPFQVDYQNEILSEQMKKLMEEGDSIFIPIFMSQGYQGELAIDILKETKKPYFFHENTAIKSLSAYINYSETQRQEEEHNEKTIKSC, via the coding sequence ATGAGATCATTGCAGACGCTTGTTTCCCCTAAAAGCATTGCCATAATAGGAGCTTCGGAAAGGTTCCATCAAAATGCGGGACGTGTCATGGTCAATCTTCAAAAATCAAAGTTTTCCGGGGAGATTTATCTTGTAAACCCAAACCATGACACCATTTCAGGAATTCACTGCTATCCGAGTGTGCTGGAGATCAGTGAAGAAGTCGATTTGGCATGTGTAATTGTTCCTTTCAAACATACCCCTGACATCCTAAGAGAATGTGTAAAAAAACAAGTGAAGAGTGTCATCATCATCAGCTCCGGCTTTTCTGAAAGCGGGCCGGATGGAATTTACAGGGAAGAAGAGCTGAAGGAAATTGTTAAAGGTACAGAAACGGCGGTTTATGGGCCAAACTCACCCGGATTTTATCATTTTATAGGAAACTGGGGAATCTCTTTTTCACCCCGTTTTGAACCTAAGAATTTTCATAAGGGATCTGTTGGATTGATCAGTCATGGAGGAAGTTTAGGCCGGGCTGTACTTGATGCCAATGAAAAAGGCCTCGGTTTTTCCTATTGGCTGTCACCTGGAAATGAGATGGATATCACGATTAATGACTGCTTTGAATTTTTAATTAGTGACCCATCAACAGAAACCATTCTATTAATCATTGAATCTATTTCTGAGGAGGAGCGTTTTTTCCGGCTGCTGCACCAGGCCTATATCAAACAGAAGCCGGTGATCCTGCTGCCAATCGGCCATTCGGAGATTTCAAGAATTGCCGTTAAATATCACCTTGGAAGAAACAATGATTACTCCATTCCCTGGGATATGGTCAATCACCCAGGACTGGTAAAAGCCGAAAGCATTGATGAAGTGGTTGCTCTTTCATGGCTGTTTGATACATACCAAAAGGCAGCAGGAAAGCGTACGGCTATCTTTTCCTGGGCAGGGGCTACTTCCATTTATCTGGCGGATTTATGCGATAAGTACGGGATTCCGCTTCAGCCCCTGTCATCAGAACTTCAGCAGAAAATGAAAACGATTACAGGTATAGAGAAGTCATTCATGAATCCTATAGATTTGACCACCATTGTATACGATGATCTGTCAAAATTGACAACCTGTCTGGAGGTGCTTCATAAATCGGGTGACTTTGATAATATCATTGTTCCTTTCCCTTTCCAGGTAGACTATCAAAATGAAATTCTTTCGGAACAAATGAAAAAGCTGATGGAGGAAGGAGATAGTATTTTTATTCCGATTTTCATGTCGCAGGGATACCAGGGGGAGCTGGCCATTGACATATTAAAGGAAACAAAGAAACCTTACTTCTTTCATGAAAATACAGCCATCAAATCATTGTCTGCTTATATAAATTACTCGGAAACCCAGAGACAAGAGGAGGAACATAATGAAAAAACAATTAAATCCTGCTGA
- a CDS encoding enoyl-CoA hydratase/isomerase family protein, translating to MHQYENLLVQIEQGVMWLTINRPEQRNALNQETLQELGDAFSWAEANDEVRCIIIQGAGEKSFAAGADIKQLHERKMLEALIPGMQGLYKKIEQSSKVTIAAVKGYALGGGCELALACDIRIAAKKAKFGLPELNLGIIPGAGGTQRLSRVVGKGRALDMILTGKIVDGEEAERIGLATYLTADDELERKAEEVASQILKKGPVAIKLAKLAVHKGFDVDLETAMLIEKLSQAVVFGTEDKREGTAAFLEKRTAEFTNQ from the coding sequence GTGCATCAATACGAAAATCTGCTTGTTCAAATCGAACAGGGGGTTATGTGGCTGACCATTAACCGTCCTGAACAGCGTAATGCATTAAATCAGGAGACGCTCCAGGAGCTCGGAGATGCCTTTAGCTGGGCAGAAGCAAATGATGAGGTGAGATGCATCATCATCCAGGGAGCAGGGGAAAAGTCCTTTGCAGCGGGAGCGGACATAAAGCAGCTTCATGAAAGAAAAATGCTTGAGGCATTGATTCCGGGCATGCAGGGGCTCTACAAGAAAATTGAACAGTCCAGCAAAGTAACGATTGCGGCGGTAAAGGGGTATGCACTGGGTGGAGGTTGCGAGCTGGCCCTTGCCTGCGATATTCGAATCGCAGCGAAAAAAGCAAAATTCGGCTTGCCAGAGCTTAACCTGGGCATCATTCCTGGTGCAGGCGGGACACAGCGCCTGTCCAGGGTGGTTGGCAAGGGAAGGGCACTTGATATGATCCTAACCGGCAAAATCGTTGATGGAGAAGAAGCCGAAAGAATCGGGCTTGCAACTTACCTTACAGCAGATGATGAACTGGAAAGGAAAGCAGAGGAGGTTGCCTCTCAGATTCTTAAAAAAGGCCCGGTTGCAATCAAGCTGGCAAAGCTTGCCGTACATAAAGGCTTTGATGTTGATCTGGAGACAGCCATGCTGATTGAGAAGCTTTCACAGGCAGTAGTTTTTGGAACAGAGGATAAAAGAGAGGGTACAGCAGCATTCCTGGAAAAAAGAACGGCGGAGTTTACTAACCAATAA
- a CDS encoding thiolase family protein, protein MNQAYIVESVRTAIGRMGGTIKDVPVDHLAEKVIREVLNRSHTDVLVDEVILGQAKQSADTSNLARLAALRAELPIEVTGYTVHRQCGSGLQAINNADMQIRLGYSDVVVAGGAESMSTAPYYIRNARYGFQAGNAQILDPNTESQPCSQPIKKYGNLTMGLTAENLAEKYTISREEQDEFALRSQELAHAAIESGRFEKEIIPVEYKQKRETKLFSVDEHPRSTNIEKLSKLKAVFKENGTVTAGNASGRNDGASVILMMNETKVNEYGLKPKAKVIAQAVSGVSPEIMGIGPVTSTFKALKQCGLSMDDIGLIELNEAFAAQALSVIRESGMDMNKVNVNGGAIALGHPIGATGAILMTKLLHEMERRGEKYGLVTLCIGGGQGITTIIENLQV, encoded by the coding sequence ATGAATCAAGCATATATTGTCGAATCTGTCCGGACGGCTATTGGCAGAATGGGCGGAACGATAAAAGACGTCCCAGTCGACCATCTTGCAGAGAAGGTCATTCGGGAAGTATTAAACCGCTCTCATACTGATGTACTTGTGGATGAGGTGATTCTTGGTCAGGCCAAGCAAAGTGCGGATACATCCAATCTTGCACGTCTGGCCGCCTTAAGAGCGGAGCTGCCTATTGAGGTTACAGGCTATACAGTTCACCGCCAATGCGGATCCGGTCTTCAGGCCATCAATAATGCGGATATGCAAATCAGGCTCGGCTATTCTGATGTAGTCGTGGCCGGAGGAGCTGAAAGCATGAGCACAGCGCCATACTATATCCGGAACGCCCGTTATGGCTTCCAGGCCGGAAATGCACAAATTCTGGATCCGAATACCGAAAGCCAGCCTTGTTCCCAGCCAATCAAAAAATATGGGAATCTGACAATGGGATTAACCGCTGAAAACCTGGCTGAGAAATATACTATTTCAAGGGAAGAACAGGATGAATTTGCGCTTCGCAGCCAGGAGCTTGCGCATGCTGCCATTGAATCTGGCCGTTTCGAAAAGGAAATCATCCCGGTTGAATATAAGCAAAAAAGAGAAACAAAGCTTTTTAGTGTGGATGAGCATCCGCGCAGTACAAATATTGAGAAGCTCTCGAAGCTTAAGGCGGTATTTAAGGAAAATGGAACCGTGACAGCAGGCAATGCCAGCGGCCGCAATGACGGTGCTTCCGTCATTTTGATGATGAATGAAACAAAGGTCAATGAATATGGCTTAAAACCAAAGGCGAAAGTCATTGCCCAGGCTGTGAGCGGAGTATCTCCTGAGATTATGGGGATTGGTCCTGTCACCTCGACATTTAAAGCGCTAAAGCAATGTGGTTTATCGATGGATGACATTGGATTGATTGAGCTGAATGAAGCATTTGCAGCTCAGGCACTTTCGGTCATTCGTGAATCCGGAATGGATATGAATAAGGTGAATGTTAATGGCGGTGCCATTGCTTTAGGCCATCCGATAGGGGCTACAGGAGCGATTTTGATGACAAAGCTGCTGCACGAGATGGAACGAAGAGGCGAAAAATATGGACTGGTCACTCTATGTATTGGCGGCGGACAGGGAATTACCACCATAATCGAAAACCTTCAAGTTTAA
- a CDS encoding NAD(P)-dependent oxidoreductase, whose translation MNRPHIVQILPMYHADGENLLNKHADVKKFTEFNEQEICDYLQIHHVDGIILRAPARITPAILDCCRQVKAISGAGVGLDNIDVGYATKKGIPVLHAPKLNSTATAEHAVSLLLAVMKKTAYFNRETRSGNFQSRDGDFTLELEGKQLGLVGFGSIAQKAARILVHGFGMKAVAYVRTVNAEKQQAADRIGVELTTSIENVFTKSDVVSLHIPLTIETDKLVDYQLLSLMKETAVLINTARGGVINEEDLAEALKQNRILGAGIDVFADEPPPSDHPFFQLKQVTVSPHIGGISLEAARKTSMLIAENLIRAIQGQNLSVIVNRAELTEAGKGLFS comes from the coding sequence ATGAACAGGCCACATATTGTTCAGATTCTCCCCATGTATCATGCGGATGGGGAGAATCTGCTGAACAAACATGCTGATGTGAAGAAGTTTACCGAATTTAACGAACAGGAGATATGTGATTACCTCCAGATTCATCATGTCGACGGAATCATCCTTCGGGCTCCGGCAAGGATCACACCTGCCATTCTGGACTGCTGCCGGCAGGTAAAAGCCATTTCGGGTGCGGGAGTCGGACTTGATAATATTGATGTCGGATATGCGACGAAAAAGGGAATACCCGTTTTGCATGCACCAAAGCTCAACAGTACCGCCACGGCAGAACATGCAGTGAGCCTGCTTTTAGCGGTGATGAAAAAAACGGCTTATTTTAACAGGGAAACCAGGAGTGGGAACTTTCAGTCAAGGGATGGGGATTTTACACTTGAATTGGAAGGAAAGCAGCTGGGGCTTGTTGGCTTTGGGAGTATAGCGCAAAAAGCGGCCAGGATTTTAGTCCATGGCTTCGGCATGAAAGCTGTGGCGTATGTCAGAACAGTCAATGCAGAAAAACAGCAAGCGGCTGACCGAATAGGAGTGGAACTAACTACGTCTATAGAAAATGTTTTTACTAAAAGTGATGTTGTAAGCTTACATATTCCATTAACCATAGAAACAGACAAACTAGTAGATTATCAATTACTGTCGCTTATGAAAGAAACGGCTGTACTGATAAACACTGCCAGGGGCGGCGTGATCAACGAGGAAGATTTGGCAGAAGCATTGAAACAGAATCGAATTCTGGGTGCAGGGATCGATGTTTTTGCAGATGAGCCGCCGCCTTCTGATCACCCGTTTTTTCAGCTTAAACAAGTAACCGTGAGTCCGCACATTGGCGGAATCAGTCTTGAGGCGGCAAGGAAAACCTCCATGCTGATTGCAGAGAACTTAATTCGTGCCATTCAAGGTCAAAACCTTTCTGTAATAGTCAATCGAGCTGAACTGACCGAAGCAGGGAAGGGGTTATTTTCATGA
- a CDS encoding 3-oxoacid CoA-transferase subunit B produces the protein MSLSDRIKIAKRVAQELNEGEIVNLGVGIPTIIPDYLDDKRVYLQSENGLLGMGPTPSDDDIDMDLISASKKPVSMDAGASLFDSSDSFLMIRGGHIDTAVLGALQVDETGEVANWAVPGKTILGVGGAMDLVAGARRMIIASMHLSKDGSPKIVKKLSFPSSGTRKADMIVTEHAVFKFLEGKMYLIERLSDVSIEALREMTDAEFHVLEKTKMETN, from the coding sequence TTGAGTCTATCTGACAGAATTAAAATCGCCAAAAGGGTAGCACAGGAGTTGAATGAAGGAGAAATTGTCAATCTGGGAGTAGGCATTCCAACCATTATTCCGGATTACCTTGATGACAAAAGGGTTTACCTTCAATCAGAGAACGGTCTTCTCGGGATGGGTCCTACCCCGTCTGATGACGATATTGATATGGATTTGATCAGCGCCAGCAAGAAGCCTGTTTCCATGGACGCAGGGGCATCCCTCTTTGATAGTTCGGATTCTTTCCTGATGATTCGCGGAGGACATATCGATACAGCTGTACTGGGGGCTTTGCAGGTCGATGAAACAGGAGAAGTCGCCAATTGGGCAGTGCCCGGAAAAACCATTCTTGGAGTGGGAGGGGCCATGGATTTAGTTGCGGGAGCCAGGCGGATGATTATTGCTTCCATGCACTTGTCTAAAGACGGTAGTCCGAAAATTGTGAAAAAATTATCCTTTCCAAGCAGCGGTACAAGAAAAGCAGATATGATTGTCACCGAACATGCTGTATTTAAGTTTCTTGAAGGAAAAATGTACCTCATAGAAAGGCTCTCCGATGTTTCGATCGAAGCGTTGCGGGAGATGACAGATGCTGAATTTCATGTGCTGGAAAAAACCAAAATGGAAACAAACTAA
- a CDS encoding acyl-CoA dehydrogenase family protein → MDFNFSEDINFLRENVRKFVKEEAEPLAMEIEEKDMIPEKLVEMSKEMGLFGLSIPEEYGGLGLDMVGKCAIYEELGKTHNGYTTLIGAHTGIGSVGIVELGTEEQKQKYLPKMATGEWIGAFALTEPSAGSNAAALKTTAVRKGDKYILNGSKHYITNAVDGHVFTVMAVTDRAKGAKGITSFIVEKDFPGFVLGSVEQKMGLRGSHSAELFFENMEVPAENVLGTEGQGYINALKILANGRAGLAARNLGSCEKLLEHCLQYTQEREQFGKPIIEVQAVQHMLAEISMQIEVLRSMTFRVAWMTDQKMRVVKEAAIAKLFASEVYNKVADLAVQIHGGIGYMRDYPIERYYRDARITKIYEGTSEIQRNIIANELKRESSYVGV, encoded by the coding sequence ATGGACTTTAATTTTTCTGAAGATATAAATTTTTTAAGAGAAAATGTGCGTAAATTTGTAAAAGAAGAAGCAGAGCCATTGGCGATGGAAATTGAAGAGAAGGATATGATACCGGAAAAGCTGGTGGAGATGTCCAAGGAAATGGGTTTATTCGGATTAAGCATTCCGGAAGAATATGGCGGGCTCGGGCTTGACATGGTCGGAAAGTGCGCCATTTATGAAGAGCTTGGCAAAACACATAATGGCTATACCACTTTAATAGGGGCGCATACGGGAATCGGCTCTGTCGGAATAGTGGAGCTTGGTACAGAAGAGCAAAAGCAAAAATATTTGCCGAAAATGGCCACGGGGGAATGGATTGGCGCTTTTGCCTTAACGGAACCGAGCGCCGGCTCGAACGCTGCGGCACTGAAAACGACTGCTGTCAGAAAAGGGGACAAATATATTTTAAATGGATCCAAGCATTATATTACTAATGCAGTTGACGGCCATGTCTTTACCGTAATGGCAGTAACGGATCGGGCAAAAGGAGCGAAAGGAATTACTTCCTTTATAGTTGAAAAAGATTTCCCCGGCTTTGTCCTTGGGAGTGTTGAACAAAAAATGGGGTTAAGAGGCTCCCATTCGGCAGAGCTTTTCTTTGAAAACATGGAGGTTCCCGCCGAGAACGTTCTTGGTACAGAAGGACAGGGATATATCAATGCACTGAAAATCCTCGCCAATGGCCGAGCTGGCCTGGCTGCCAGAAACCTTGGCTCCTGTGAAAAGCTTCTGGAGCATTGCCTGCAATATACCCAGGAACGGGAGCAATTCGGCAAGCCGATCATTGAAGTCCAGGCTGTTCAGCATATGCTGGCGGAAATCAGCATGCAAATCGAAGTGCTTAGATCCATGACTTTCAGAGTTGCCTGGATGACCGATCAAAAAATGAGGGTTGTGAAAGAGGCTGCCATTGCGAAGCTATTTGCTTCAGAGGTTTATAACAAAGTGGCAGACTTAGCCGTGCAGATCCATGGCGGAATCGGCTATATGAGAGACTATCCGATTGAACGCTACTACAGGGATGCAAGAATTACAAAAATCTACGAAGGAACCTCTGAGATTCAGCGCAATATCATTGCGAATGAGCTTAAGCGGGAATCTTCCTATGTGGGGGTGTAA
- a CDS encoding TRAP transporter permease: protein MMSKHDVTEAEASKMIAEYDEDGNLNSKLRLLKGAAGKIISIIAVLMSLFHLYTAFFGVFESILQRSAHLAFALALTFAIYKPSKKAAKNESIPWYDWLFMVLSIACYSYYVMNSQVISSRMSYIEPLTALEIAIGIISGLLLIEATRRVIGNTLVIIIFICIVYGVWGHLITGSLSHREFTMMWIIDHLFYTVTGIFSTPLGVSATFIFLFILFGKFLEVSGAGQFFIDLSVAGMGKYRGGPAKTAIVASSILGTISGSAVANTVTTGAFTIPLMKKTGYKSHFAAAVEAVSSTGGQIMPPIMGASAFIIASYLGVPYMDIAVAALIPAVLYYCCLYFQVDMRARRLGLVGLKKEELPKVSSVLKTGFMFFIPLVVIVVMLASGSSPMKAGLYSIGVTILVAALKGATRLSFSKIFKALDLGARAAIETAIACAASGFIIGIIGLTGIGLKFSSLIIELSGGILIITLVFTMITSIILGMGLPTVAAYIVQVPLTIPALIELGVSPLAAHMFVFYFAALSAITPPVALAAFAAAGLAGSEPMKTGLTAVKLGLAAFIVPYMFVYGETLLLVGDVPDIILSVATSIIGIIGIAWAAEGWLFRHSYWYERAVLFIGALLMVNPGFLSDIIGFAILAAMFLYQKFVPRNTVANTLSN from the coding sequence ATGATGTCTAAACACGACGTAACGGAAGCGGAAGCTTCAAAAATGATAGCGGAATATGATGAAGATGGTAATCTGAACAGCAAGCTGCGCCTATTAAAGGGCGCCGCTGGCAAAATCATTTCAATTATTGCCGTCTTAATGTCTCTTTTTCATTTGTATACAGCTTTCTTTGGGGTATTCGAATCGATCCTGCAGCGGTCGGCACACCTTGCATTTGCTCTGGCTTTAACATTTGCCATTTATAAGCCTTCCAAGAAAGCGGCAAAAAATGAAAGCATCCCCTGGTATGATTGGCTGTTTATGGTTTTGTCCATTGCTTGTTATTCCTATTATGTGATGAATTCCCAGGTCATTTCATCGCGGATGAGTTATATAGAGCCGCTGACAGCATTGGAAATTGCAATAGGAATCATATCCGGTTTGCTGCTGATTGAAGCAACACGCCGCGTGATTGGAAATACGCTAGTGATTATTATCTTCATTTGCATCGTTTACGGAGTTTGGGGTCATCTGATTACTGGGTCTCTTTCCCACCGTGAATTTACAATGATGTGGATTATTGATCACCTCTTTTATACGGTGACTGGTATTTTCAGTACTCCTCTTGGGGTATCCGCAACCTTTATTTTCCTTTTTATCCTCTTCGGAAAGTTTTTAGAGGTTTCGGGAGCAGGTCAATTTTTTATTGATTTATCAGTGGCTGGTATGGGGAAATATCGTGGAGGTCCTGCCAAAACGGCTATCGTGGCCAGCTCCATTTTGGGAACCATTTCAGGGAGCGCTGTTGCAAATACGGTTACAACTGGTGCCTTTACGATTCCATTAATGAAGAAAACCGGCTATAAGAGCCACTTTGCAGCTGCGGTTGAAGCGGTTTCCTCTACTGGAGGCCAGATCATGCCGCCGATCATGGGGGCTTCGGCTTTCATCATTGCTTCCTATTTAGGTGTGCCTTATATGGACATAGCCGTAGCTGCGTTAATTCCTGCAGTCCTTTATTACTGCTGCCTGTATTTCCAGGTCGATATGAGGGCAAGGCGTTTGGGGCTTGTTGGTTTAAAGAAAGAAGAACTTCCCAAGGTTTCGAGTGTTTTGAAAACCGGATTCATGTTCTTTATCCCCTTAGTAGTGATTGTGGTCATGCTTGCATCCGGCTCTTCACCAATGAAGGCTGGTCTTTACTCTATCGGCGTGACGATATTGGTTGCAGCTTTAAAAGGGGCAACAAGATTATCTTTTTCAAAGATTTTCAAGGCATTGGACTTAGGAGCCAGAGCTGCCATTGAGACAGCTATTGCCTGTGCGGCATCCGGTTTTATCATCGGAATTATTGGGCTTACCGGGATTGGCCTTAAATTCAGCAGTTTGATCATTGAATTATCCGGCGGCATTTTAATCATTACGCTTGTATTCACGATGATCACGAGCATCATTCTTGGAATGGGGCTCCCGACTGTTGCGGCATACATCGTACAGGTTCCGCTTACCATCCCTGCATTAATCGAGCTGGGTGTATCCCCGCTTGCAGCCCATATGTTTGTTTTCTATTTTGCAGCACTATCTGCCATAACACCGCCAGTAGCACTGGCTGCATTTGCGGCGGCGGGGCTTGCCGGTTCCGAGCCGATGAAAACAGGCTTAACTGCAGTAAAGCTTGGCCTCGCGGCATTTATTGTCCCTTATATGTTTGTATACGGGGAAACCTTGCTTCTTGTTGGAGACGTTCCGGATATTATTCTATCTGTTGCAACCTCCATCATTGGAATTATTGGGATTGCCTGGGCTGCAGAAGGATGGCTGTTCCGCCATTCATATTGGTATGAAAGAGCCGTTCTTTTTATCGGGGCTCTTCTGATGGTCAACCCGGGATTTTTATCAGACATCATCGGCTTTGCCATCCTGGCGGCAATGTTTTTATATCAAAAGTTTGTACCTAGAAATACAGTGGCCAATACATTATCAAACTAA
- a CDS encoding 3-hydroxyacyl-CoA dehydrogenase → MNTITVVGSGVMGKGIAYTCAISGFEVYLNDINLEIIDKAKNDIYSLLEGSLQKGFISEDQYGKAKDRLHFETDLEAAAENADLVIEAVLEKIELKIDIFKKLDSICSPETILATNTSTMSPTEIGAQTSRPDKVVAMHFFNPVHKMKLIEIIRGLETSDDTVRMVKEVGEKLKKETVEVNEFPGFVTSRMNCLIGNEAMNMLMEGVASAEDIDKALKLGLNHPMGPLALADLVGLDTRLRNMEYLYQTLGEKYRPCPLLIKYVKAGRLGKKSGSGFYQYS, encoded by the coding sequence ATGAACACCATCACAGTAGTAGGTTCAGGTGTTATGGGAAAAGGGATTGCTTATACCTGTGCCATTTCGGGATTTGAAGTTTACTTGAATGACATTAATCTGGAAATAATAGATAAAGCCAAAAACGATATTTATAGCTTATTGGAAGGCAGCCTTCAAAAAGGGTTTATTTCAGAAGACCAATATGGGAAGGCAAAAGACCGGCTTCATTTTGAAACAGATTTAGAGGCTGCTGCGGAAAATGCAGACCTTGTTATTGAAGCAGTCCTGGAAAAGATAGAATTGAAGATTGATATTTTTAAAAAGCTGGACAGCATCTGTTCTCCGGAAACCATTCTGGCCACCAATACTTCAACAATGAGTCCAACGGAAATTGGGGCACAAACATCACGGCCCGATAAGGTGGTGGCCATGCACTTCTTTAATCCGGTCCACAAGATGAAGCTGATTGAAATTATCCGTGGACTGGAAACATCTGATGATACGGTCCGCATGGTGAAAGAAGTCGGTGAAAAGCTTAAGAAGGAAACCGTTGAAGTGAATGAATTTCCGGGATTTGTGACTTCCCGGATGAATTGCCTGATCGGCAATGAAGCCATGAACATGCTGATGGAAGGAGTAGCCTCTGCTGAAGATATCGATAAAGCCCTGAAGCTGGGGCTTAATCACCCGATGGGCCCTCTTGCTCTGGCGGATTTAGTAGGCTTGGATACCCGGCTGCGCAATATGGAGTATTTATACCAGACACTTGGAGAAAAGTACCGCCCTTGTCCGCTGCTTATCAAATATGTAAAAGCCGGACGGCTGGGGAAAAAGAGCGGCAGCGGATTCTATCAATATTCTTAA
- a CDS encoding CoA transferase subunit A, which yields MKKQLNPADALQFIKSGDTLLVGGFGLSGTPLTLIDELVKSDKENLTVISNNLGEEGKGLGKLLVAGKLKKAKGSYFTTNRDAVKAWSKGELEIELIPQGTLAEAIRCGGAGIGGFYTKTGAGTKLAEGKEEKVIDGESYIFEKAIKGDVAIIKALKADTLGNLIYDKTARNFNPVMATAAKVVIAEVDEIVEAGSFAPEEVVTPHLYVDYVVINQYVKKGGRYVESI from the coding sequence ATGAAAAAACAATTAAATCCTGCTGATGCACTGCAGTTCATTAAAAGCGGCGACACATTGCTTGTAGGAGGATTCGGCCTATCGGGAACACCGCTTACTTTAATTGATGAGCTGGTGAAATCCGATAAAGAAAACCTTACAGTCATCAGCAACAATTTAGGTGAGGAAGGGAAGGGGCTCGGAAAACTGCTGGTGGCAGGGAAGCTGAAAAAAGCGAAAGGTTCTTATTTTACCACTAATCGAGATGCCGTTAAGGCTTGGTCAAAAGGTGAACTGGAGATTGAATTAATTCCTCAGGGCACATTGGCAGAAGCCATCCGGTGCGGCGGGGCAGGAATAGGCGGCTTCTATACGAAGACAGGTGCCGGGACCAAGCTTGCTGAAGGGAAGGAAGAGAAAGTGATCGATGGCGAATCCTACATTTTTGAAAAAGCAATCAAAGGGGATGTAGCCATTATTAAAGCACTTAAGGCTGATACACTGGGAAATCTGATTTATGACAAAACAGCGAGGAACTTCAATCCGGTTATGGCAACGGCTGCGAAGGTGGTCATAGCTGAAGTGGATGAGATTGTGGAAGCTGGATCATTTGCACCGGAAGAAGTGGTAACGCCTCACTTATACGTAGATTATGTCGTCATCAATCAATATGTAAAAAAAGGAGGGAGATACGTTGAGTCTATCTGA
- a CDS encoding TAXI family TRAP transporter solute-binding subunit, which produces MKKLLAVLMAFMLVVLAACSSDEAGSSGEASGGGGVEGAPRDMAFGSATVGGFWYTLSGAMGEKMKEVYPESSVTVVEGGSVSNLLGLAQGTFALGFSNGQTVPEALNGINAFKEKVDNVSTVATLYPNVFHIVVRADSDIKSVKDLKGKKVSPGIKGYSGELAFLDILKLNDMSYDDLGGIEYIGTADGADLLRDGHIDAIVGMVSAPVSTFQELDTTLGIRLIPLDDETVKGLHELNEGYLEYDIEGGTYSNVKEDVKTVAGYTVLLVNDDLMDEESVYKLTKMMVEEKDTWTTLSPIMKDFNAEYSVQNNVGKLHPGAEKYYKEVGALK; this is translated from the coding sequence GTGAAAAAATTATTGGCAGTGTTGATGGCTTTTATGTTAGTCGTATTGGCAGCCTGTTCTTCGGATGAGGCGGGAAGCAGCGGTGAAGCAAGCGGAGGCGGAGGAGTAGAGGGAGCCCCGCGGGATATGGCCTTCGGATCTGCAACAGTTGGCGGTTTCTGGTACACATTGTCAGGGGCGATGGGAGAGAAAATGAAGGAAGTTTACCCGGAATCCTCCGTTACGGTAGTGGAGGGCGGCTCTGTTTCCAATCTTTTGGGCTTAGCCCAGGGCACATTTGCTCTTGGATTCAGTAATGGACAAACGGTACCTGAGGCATTGAATGGAATCAATGCATTTAAAGAAAAAGTCGATAATGTCAGCACCGTTGCAACCCTGTATCCAAATGTATTCCATATCGTTGTTCGGGCAGACTCTGATATTAAATCCGTAAAGGACTTAAAGGGCAAGAAGGTTAGCCCGGGAATTAAAGGATACAGCGGAGAGCTGGCATTCCTGGATATTTTAAAACTGAATGACATGAGCTACGACGATCTTGGCGGCATTGAATATATCGGAACGGCAGATGGAGCCGACCTTCTGCGTGATGGACATATCGATGCGATTGTAGGAATGGTTTCTGCGCCGGTTTCCACTTTCCAGGAGCTGGACACGACCCTCGGAATTCGCCTGATTCCTTTGGATGATGAAACAGTTAAAGGCCTGCATGAGTTAAATGAAGGATATTTGGAATATGACATTGAAGGCGGAACTTATTCTAATGTGAAAGAAGATGTTAAAACGGTTGCCGGCTATACGGTTCTGCTGGTTAATGATGATCTAATGGACGAAGAGTCAGTTTATAAGCTTACAAAAATGATGGTAGAAGAAAAAGATACATGGACAACATTATCCCCGATTATGAAAGACTTTAATGCAGAGTATTCAGTGCAAAACAATGTGGGCAAGCTTCACCCGGGAGCAGAGAAATATTACAAGGAAGTCGGGGCACTTAAATAA